The Nitrososphaerota archaeon genome has a segment encoding these proteins:
- a CDS encoding DNA-binding protein, whose product MKINELRDNMSRVDAEGEVIDISEPRTVNLRTGGQSRVAEAQLRDDTGTIKLSLWGDQIDMVKVGQRVKVENGYTRSFRGEVQLNIGRYGKLNVLE is encoded by the coding sequence GTGAAGATAAACGAACTCCGTGATAACATGAGCCGGGTCGATGCAGAGGGTGAAGTTATCGACATATCAGAACCGCGAACAGTTAACCTAAGGACTGGAGGCCAGTCGAGAGTTGCAGAAGCCCAATTGCGCGACGATACAGGCACGATCAAGCTGTCTCTATGGGGAGATCAAATTGACATGGTAAAGGTAGGTCAGAGAGTGAAGGTGGAAAACGGGTACACCAGATCATTCAGAGGAGAAGTTCAGCTAAATATTGGACGCTATGGCAAACTGAATGTTCTTGAATAA
- the endA gene encoding tRNA-intron lyase — MARVKAELVENRIVVWDIQASREIFKDSFYGKPLGIPKPKGADFDAPLILDLIEGYYLAKEGRITIYDAKTGEKAKEKEMEKKCRSEYLHFDEKYLVYRELRGAGYVVTPGIKFGCDFAIYERGPGIDHAPYLVQVLLSDQSLTATAIVLAGRLATTVRKQFVIAVPSIDAKKVDFLSFDWWRA; from the coding sequence ATGGCTAGGGTAAAAGCAGAACTCGTAGAAAACAGAATTGTGGTCTGGGACATACAAGCATCAAGAGAGATATTCAAGGATAGCTTCTACGGCAAGCCTCTGGGGATACCCAAGCCAAAGGGTGCCGATTTCGACGCTCCTCTGATACTTGACCTTATCGAGGGCTATTACCTTGCAAAAGAGGGCAGAATTACCATCTACGATGCCAAGACTGGCGAGAAGGCCAAGGAGAAGGAGATGGAGAAGAAGTGCAGAAGCGAATACCTCCATTTTGACGAAAAATACCTTGTGTATAGAGAATTAAGAGGGGCTGGCTATGTTGTGACTCCTGGTATAAAGTTTGGCTGCGATTTTGCCATTTACGAGCGTGGGCCAGGAATAGACCATGCGCCCTATCTAGTTCAAGTCTTGCTTTCTGATCAAAGCCTTACAGCGACTGCGATAGTCTTGGCAGGCAGGTTAGCTACCACGGTAAGAAAGCAGTTTGTCATAGCTGTGCCCAGTATTGATGCTAAGAAAGTCGACTTTCTCTCCTTCGACTGGTGGAGGGCCTAG
- a CDS encoding tRNA (adenine-N1)-methyltransferase → MSSAINDGDLVLLYLKPHKSWLVRIKKGDKAHTHAGFIEHNSMIGKELGSSIESSMGRTFRLLRPTLADFLMRFSRPTQVVYPKDLGMIAAWTGLSSGKIVVESGTGSGALTAFMANLVRPNGHVYTYEIREEFMEAAKKNLQKVGLLDYVTITNKDAKEGIDVKDADIAIIDVGDPWTLVEPFKNALKGAGMLAAISPTMNQAEKMTAELLDKGFVDVWSIELIARELEARVGMTRPSMRMIGHTAYITFARKGV, encoded by the coding sequence ATGTCTAGTGCAATAAACGATGGCGACCTAGTATTGCTATACCTAAAGCCGCACAAGTCTTGGCTTGTCAGGATCAAGAAGGGAGACAAGGCTCATACCCACGCAGGGTTCATAGAACACAATTCCATGATAGGCAAAGAGTTGGGGTCGTCCATAGAATCAAGTATGGGAAGGACATTTAGGCTCCTGAGGCCTACTCTGGCGGATTTCTTGATGAGATTTTCAAGACCGACGCAGGTAGTCTATCCCAAAGACCTTGGCATGATAGCCGCTTGGACAGGCCTTTCATCTGGGAAGATCGTTGTAGAGTCTGGTACTGGGAGCGGGGCTCTGACAGCGTTTATGGCCAACCTTGTCAGGCCGAACGGCCATGTGTATACTTATGAGATAAGGGAGGAGTTCATGGAAGCTGCAAAGAAGAATTTGCAGAAAGTGGGTCTTCTGGATTATGTTACCATTACCAACAAAGATGCGAAGGAAGGGATTGATGTCAAGGATGCGGACATTGCGATAATTGATGTTGGAGACCCTTGGACTCTGGTCGAACCATTTAAGAATGCTTTGAAGGGTGCTGGTATGCTGGCTGCTATATCGCCTACGATGAATCAAGCCGAAAAGATGACTGCAGAGTTATTGGATAAGGGCTTCGTAGATGTCTGGAGTATCGAACTGATAGCCAGAGAGCTGGAGGCCAGAGTTGGCATGACCAGACCTTCTATGAGGATGATCGGCCATACAGCTTACATAACATTTGCCAGAAAGGGAGTGTAA
- the gatB gene encoding Asp-tRNA(Asn)/Glu-tRNA(Gln) amidotransferase subunit GatB → MKDDFGLKIGLEVHCQLTVLKTKLFCSCPSNYRGADPNTNICEVCTAMPGTLPVLNEKAVEAATKIALALNCKISESMNFFRKNYFYPDMPKNFQITQYDKAGGSPIAKEGLGETNDGSVRIRRIQLEEDPGKLSYEGTIISSPISLADYNRAGVALVEIVTEPDLKSPKHAREFLQKLRSILEHIGVCDGSLEGAMRCDANVSLFGGKRVEVKNISSFKEVERALNFEITRQKTMAKASKVEGMETRHWDDVRRVTVTLRVKEAEEDYRYFPEPDLVPITISKEYIAAIKKTMPELPDERKARFVRQYTISEEVAGVLVGEKLLADIYEESLKHYMAPKLLGSWLAIDILGYINRSEKTLSSINFKPKDLAELAKKVEKKELTESTAKSGIIKTIEQGTSRFEFAKETAAITDQKSIMDAVKDILTANPKAVEDARSDPKAINFLMGQLMKATKGRADHELARKMIEEAIASR, encoded by the coding sequence ATGAAAGACGACTTTGGACTCAAGATAGGACTTGAAGTGCACTGCCAGCTTACGGTATTGAAGACAAAGCTCTTCTGCTCCTGCCCATCGAACTACAGAGGAGCAGATCCTAACACAAACATCTGCGAAGTCTGCACTGCCATGCCCGGTACATTACCAGTTCTTAACGAAAAGGCCGTAGAGGCAGCTACAAAGATAGCTCTGGCATTAAATTGTAAGATATCGGAGAGCATGAACTTTTTCCGCAAGAACTACTTCTATCCTGACATGCCCAAGAACTTCCAGATAACACAGTATGATAAGGCTGGAGGTAGCCCCATCGCAAAGGAAGGACTTGGGGAAACTAACGATGGTAGCGTGAGAATCAGGAGGATCCAGCTGGAGGAAGATCCTGGCAAATTAAGCTATGAGGGTACGATAATTTCATCTCCGATCTCCCTTGCAGACTATAACAGGGCTGGCGTTGCCTTGGTTGAAATTGTGACCGAACCAGATTTGAAGAGCCCTAAACATGCAAGAGAGTTCCTGCAAAAACTCAGGTCAATTTTGGAGCACATTGGAGTATGCGATGGAAGCTTGGAAGGTGCGATGCGATGCGATGCCAACGTTTCGCTATTCGGAGGGAAGAGGGTCGAAGTCAAGAACATTTCATCTTTCAAAGAGGTGGAAAGAGCGCTGAACTTCGAAATTACCCGCCAGAAGACCATGGCAAAAGCTTCCAAGGTTGAAGGCATGGAAACAAGGCATTGGGACGACGTTAGGAGGGTAACAGTGACACTACGCGTCAAGGAGGCTGAAGAAGACTATCGCTATTTCCCCGAGCCAGACCTTGTCCCTATTACAATATCAAAGGAGTACATAGCAGCCATAAAGAAAACGATGCCTGAGCTCCCTGACGAGAGGAAGGCCAGATTCGTTAGGCAGTATACCATCTCGGAGGAGGTTGCGGGAGTATTGGTTGGGGAGAAACTACTTGCAGACATCTATGAAGAAAGCCTGAAACATTACATGGCTCCAAAGTTGCTTGGCAGCTGGCTGGCAATAGACATTCTGGGCTACATCAACAGGTCAGAGAAGACCCTTTCAAGTATCAATTTCAAGCCAAAGGACCTTGCAGAGCTCGCAAAGAAGGTGGAGAAGAAGGAACTAACTGAGAGCACAGCAAAATCAGGCATCATAAAAACGATAGAGCAGGGCACGAGCAGATTTGAGTTTGCCAAAGAAACTGCAGCGATAACAGATCAGAAGTCGATAATGGATGCCGTTAAAGACATCTTAACAGCCAATCCCAAAGCCGTCGAGGATGCGAGGTCAGACCCCAAAGCCATAAACTTCCTTATGGGCCAGTTAATGAAGGCTACCAAGGGAAGAGCAGACCACGAATTAGCCAGAAAGATGATAGAAGAAGCTATTGCGAGTAGATAA
- a CDS encoding TMEM165/GDT1 family protein, which produces MLEPAVLGATFVAVLLAEMGDKTQVLTFALAARNRAILPVLVGSVLGEVSANLIGVVIGTFLGVFIPFNLVSLAAGAVFIVFGILNIVRKEDEEEKVPQPKTKSMMLSAFYLIFLAEMGDKTQVLTLGLSAQYQNPITVLIGLSLAFLTISSAGALLGERISKILPMKWIKIASGVPFIIFGILFITGINLL; this is translated from the coding sequence TTGTTAGAACCTGCAGTTCTTGGGGCGACTTTTGTTGCCGTATTGTTAGCAGAGATGGGCGACAAAACTCAGGTACTGACATTTGCACTTGCAGCTAGAAACAGGGCCATACTTCCAGTCCTTGTCGGTTCTGTATTAGGAGAAGTATCTGCAAATTTGATTGGAGTTGTAATAGGAACTTTTCTGGGAGTTTTCATACCGTTCAATTTAGTCAGTCTTGCTGCCGGTGCAGTCTTCATAGTTTTTGGGATACTGAACATTGTTAGAAAAGAGGATGAAGAGGAGAAGGTTCCTCAGCCAAAAACGAAATCGATGATGCTATCAGCATTTTATCTGATCTTCCTTGCAGAAATGGGCGACAAAACTCAGGTACTGACTTTAGGTCTCTCGGCTCAGTATCAAAATCCTATCACGGTTCTTATAGGACTGTCATTGGCTTTTCTGACAATTTCGTCTGCTGGCGCGCTACTTGGAGAACGAATATCAAAGATATTACCGATGAAATGGATTAAGATAGCATCTGGAGTGCCGTTCATCATATTTGGTATTTTATTCATTACAGGGATAAATCTGCTGTAA
- a CDS encoding DUF47 family protein: protein MFTGESEVQARRKTLSILQDETRRVFDSARDLSTAYSLLLAGKKTDLQNTFAKIRKAEDDAESYRRALTRELAEVGTLMMNREDILRVAYNIEEIAGFVNGIAFRLSFLEPKVLKKGKILEDFRGLLEMAVESVQRLMEMVRALSINPASAMETANTIQKLERQVDDKYRAVIVSLMKLDSFKDVLVLKDIVERVEDLSDRCLAASDSITIVALGL, encoded by the coding sequence ATGTTTACTGGTGAATCAGAAGTTCAAGCTAGAAGAAAGACTCTTTCTATACTGCAGGACGAAACTAGGAGAGTATTTGACTCCGCTAGGGATCTGTCAACAGCTTATTCCCTGCTCTTGGCAGGAAAGAAGACTGATCTGCAGAACACCTTTGCCAAAATAAGGAAGGCAGAGGATGACGCGGAATCCTACAGAAGAGCGTTGACACGAGAGCTGGCAGAAGTAGGCACACTGATGATGAACAGAGAAGACATCTTGAGGGTAGCCTACAATATCGAAGAGATTGCAGGCTTCGTAAATGGAATAGCGTTCAGACTTTCGTTCCTAGAGCCGAAGGTTTTGAAAAAGGGCAAGATACTTGAAGACTTCAGGGGCCTTCTGGAGATGGCTGTTGAGTCTGTGCAGCGGCTGATGGAAATGGTAAGGGCCCTGTCAATAAACCCAGCATCGGCTATGGAGACCGCTAATACTATACAAAAACTCGAGCGTCAAGTAGATGACAAGTACAGGGCAGTAATAGTATCTCTTATGAAGCTCGATTCGTTCAAGGATGTTTTGGTGCTTAAGGACATCGTGGAGAGAGTGGAAGACCTTTCCGACAGGTGTCTGGCCGCTTCAGACTCCATAACAATAGTTGCGTTAGGACTATAG
- a CDS encoding DUF4921 family protein, whose protein sequence is MSELRKDYFNEKFVILKPEEWAARQKKTTDAKGCIFCPGNESKTPLSDLVLASRHSTMLKLSDMPEDYVQDWVVRVIPNQFPAVSEASPKKYSDPPLYSEPAFGYHYIVVASPKHVNFEDVDADQWVNLLSIVQDKARWLYAKKNVAYVAVFLNQGRNAGASRAHAHMQIVTLPVLPPTIEKESKTVQKAMRTSGGCPMCQIIEREIGGARRFLETDAFLSFAPQAPSHPFEFWISPKVHQISFLRASQKEIMDLARVLELSFKALARVVGDLQFNAIIHTSPEKRTSRQIHWHIEVYPRLRGFDDFERGTGIYVNTVAPEDAVKALRDAAAKILKG, encoded by the coding sequence ATGTCAGAGCTTCGCAAGGATTACTTTAATGAAAAGTTTGTCATTCTAAAGCCTGAAGAGTGGGCAGCAAGGCAGAAGAAAACTACAGATGCAAAGGGCTGCATATTTTGTCCCGGTAATGAATCAAAGACTCCCCTCTCAGATTTGGTGCTCGCCAGCAGGCATAGCACGATGCTAAAACTTAGCGATATGCCTGAAGATTATGTGCAGGACTGGGTTGTCAGAGTTATACCGAATCAATTTCCAGCAGTCTCTGAAGCTTCTCCCAAAAAGTACAGCGATCCCCCACTTTACAGCGAACCGGCTTTTGGCTATCACTACATTGTAGTTGCAAGTCCAAAACACGTCAATTTTGAAGATGTAGATGCTGATCAGTGGGTCAATCTGCTTTCAATTGTTCAGGACAAGGCAAGATGGTTGTATGCAAAGAAGAATGTCGCATATGTAGCTGTCTTTCTCAATCAAGGCAGGAATGCCGGAGCTTCTAGGGCTCATGCCCACATGCAGATAGTTACACTACCAGTTCTACCTCCAACCATCGAGAAGGAGTCGAAAACTGTGCAGAAGGCTATGCGAACCAGCGGAGGGTGCCCTATGTGCCAGATAATAGAGCGCGAAATAGGAGGTGCGAGGAGGTTTCTTGAAACAGATGCTTTCCTTTCCTTTGCTCCGCAAGCTCCATCGCATCCCTTCGAGTTCTGGATATCTCCAAAGGTGCACCAGATAAGTTTCCTTAGGGCGTCGCAGAAAGAGATCATGGATCTTGCGAGAGTTCTTGAGTTATCGTTCAAGGCTCTAGCCAGAGTGGTTGGAGACTTGCAGTTTAATGCCATTATTCATACTTCCCCAGAGAAGCGCACTTCAAGGCAGATACACTGGCACATTGAAGTATATCCGCGTCTAAGAGGGTTTGACGATTTTGAAAGGGGAACAGGGATTTATGTGAACACAGTTGCGCCTGAGGATGCTGTGAAGGCTCTGCGCGATGCAGCGGCAAAGATTCTAAAAGGCTGA
- a CDS encoding adenylosuccinate lyase produces MPEESFNHETFLSPFTWRYGSKEMRQLFSEKNYRAIWRKIWLALAEVQQQYGLLTKEELQNIKKYSTASFIDLKRAHEIEKEIGHDLMAELKTFAEQAKIGGGKLHLGATSADIEDNADIIRIKSALAIIRARIIEVLVELAKKIKQNSSVTCMGWTHLQPAEPTTLGYRFAGYAQDLLLDLKTLDFINENIVKGKGMKGAVGTSAGYTALLKSGKSASDLESIVMEKLGIEAHSVSGQTYPRKIDLIVLSLLACIAQSVHKFCLDVRVLQSPQFGELAEPFGAKQVGSSVMPFKRNPVSAERACSLARYVSTLPNTAFSNAASSIFERTLDDSANRRIIIPEAFLAVDECLGQYSKIVAGLEIFYQKIKDNLETYSSFASIEPLMMEAAKKGADRQKMHEKLRTLSTEAWKAIQAGKKNPLVETIKRDREVSKYIAAKRIEELMKVSGHVGNAPQRAIDLLKQIELAKKGSKRK; encoded by the coding sequence ATGCCAGAAGAATCCTTCAACCATGAAACTTTCCTTTCACCATTTACTTGGCGCTACGGCAGCAAGGAAATGCGCCAACTTTTCTCTGAAAAAAACTACAGAGCAATCTGGAGGAAAATCTGGCTGGCTTTAGCAGAGGTTCAGCAACAATACGGACTGTTAACGAAGGAAGAACTGCAGAACATCAAGAAATATTCTACTGCGTCATTCATCGACCTGAAGAGAGCCCACGAGATAGAGAAGGAGATCGGACACGACCTGATGGCTGAGCTCAAAACTTTTGCAGAGCAAGCAAAGATAGGAGGAGGGAAACTGCATCTTGGAGCAACATCAGCAGACATTGAGGACAACGCTGACATCATCAGAATTAAATCCGCTTTAGCAATTATCAGAGCGAGAATAATAGAAGTTCTTGTAGAGCTTGCAAAGAAGATCAAGCAAAACAGCTCAGTGACATGCATGGGCTGGACACATCTACAGCCTGCAGAGCCGACAACATTAGGATACAGATTCGCAGGTTATGCCCAAGATTTGCTGCTGGATTTGAAAACGCTTGATTTCATAAATGAAAATATTGTGAAAGGCAAAGGTATGAAGGGAGCTGTAGGGACATCTGCGGGATACACGGCACTTTTGAAGAGCGGCAAGTCGGCAAGTGATTTGGAGAGTATTGTCATGGAAAAGCTGGGCATAGAAGCGCATTCAGTTTCAGGACAGACCTATCCAAGAAAGATAGATCTTATTGTATTATCATTGCTTGCATGTATAGCCCAGAGCGTACACAAGTTCTGCTTGGATGTTAGAGTCTTGCAGTCGCCCCAGTTTGGAGAATTGGCGGAACCGTTCGGAGCAAAGCAGGTAGGTTCGTCGGTGATGCCGTTTAAGCGAAACCCCGTATCTGCAGAAAGAGCCTGCTCGTTAGCAAGATATGTTTCGACACTGCCAAACACAGCATTCTCGAATGCAGCATCCTCGATATTCGAGAGAACCTTGGATGATTCAGCCAACAGGAGGATAATAATCCCTGAAGCCTTCCTAGCAGTAGATGAATGCCTTGGGCAATATTCAAAGATCGTCGCAGGTCTGGAGATATTCTACCAGAAGATTAAGGACAATTTGGAAACCTATTCCTCTTTCGCATCGATCGAGCCTCTTATGATGGAGGCTGCAAAGAAGGGGGCAGACAGGCAGAAGATGCATGAAAAACTCAGGACGCTGTCAACAGAAGCTTGGAAGGCTATTCAAGCAGGGAAGAAAAATCCCTTAGTAGAGACGATTAAGAGGGATAGAGAAGTGTCTAAGTATATAGCAGCAAAGAGGATTGAAGAGTTGATGAAGGTTTCAGGTCATGTGGGCAACGCCCCGCAAAGGGCAATCGACCTGCTGAAGCAGATTGAGCTCGCTAAGAAGGGTTCGAAAAGAAAGTAG
- a CDS encoding TRAM domain-containing protein, whose translation MSEGAPPTDDGGSSQRQRFPKVYFKPKPVKIGDELDVTIAEVSRKGDGVTRVDGYVIFVPNAKQGDAVKIRISEIRPNFAIGTVVPAPAPTG comes from the coding sequence ATGTCTGAAGGAGCGCCACCAACTGATGATGGGGGAAGCAGTCAAAGGCAACGATTCCCTAAAGTCTACTTTAAACCGAAACCAGTCAAGATAGGCGACGAGTTAGATGTTACGATCGCAGAGGTCAGTAGGAAGGGAGACGGCGTCACGAGGGTAGATGGCTACGTGATATTCGTTCCTAACGCCAAGCAGGGAGACGCGGTAAAGATTCGCATTTCCGAAATAAGACCGAATTTCGCCATAGGGACAGTCGTACCTGCACCTGCTCCAACTGGCTAG
- a CDS encoding restriction endonuclease yields MLEIYLPQNPGKYKSRAQISRVVTERWAKENLFCPSCGSNLILYPPNTKVYDFYCSKCGEKFQLKSSSKAFTTSILGAAYKTTLQSLQQGRHPSNITML; encoded by the coding sequence ATTTTGGAAATCTATCTCCCCCAAAATCCCGGCAAATACAAAAGTAGAGCTCAAATTTCTCGAGTAGTTACAGAAAGATGGGCCAAAGAAAATCTATTCTGTCCAAGTTGCGGTAGCAACTTAATTCTCTATCCTCCAAATACGAAGGTATACGATTTTTATTGCTCAAAATGCGGAGAAAAATTTCAGCTGAAGAGTTCTAGCAAGGCATTTACAACTTCTATACTTGGTGCGGCATACAAAACAACTTTGCAAAGCCTACAGCAAGGCAGACATCCCTCTAATATTACTATGCTATGA
- a CDS encoding DUF4145 domain-containing protein translates to MMVFSCNIKCPSCQNFMMQAFSGDYSGAIQCPKCTRTLNIAIKEVYGNTYGLVQGVKLVKIQLSLPSLVPKAVKDDFDESLRCFNESNAFKSTVVMCRRALESVAESKGITGGNLADKLTTLNKKGFIDNATLNTATGIRQFGNYGSHPQDDLLKDIGEFEAEMVLKITGRLLNEIFRK, encoded by the coding sequence TTGATGGTTTTTTCCTGCAACATTAAATGTCCTTCATGCCAAAACTTTATGATGCAAGCATTTAGTGGCGATTATAGTGGAGCTATACAGTGCCCAAAATGTACAAGGACGTTAAATATTGCAATCAAAGAAGTTTATGGTAATACCTATGGATTGGTTCAAGGCGTGAAACTTGTAAAGATTCAACTCTCTTTGCCAAGTCTAGTTCCGAAAGCAGTTAAGGATGATTTTGATGAATCTTTGCGGTGTTTTAATGAATCAAACGCTTTCAAGTCTACAGTAGTGATGTGCCGACGGGCTCTCGAGAGTGTAGCAGAATCGAAGGGAATTACAGGAGGTAATCTTGCCGATAAACTCACAACCCTAAACAAGAAAGGTTTTATCGATAACGCTACACTGAACACAGCCACAGGTATTAGGCAATTTGGGAACTATGGTTCTCATCCTCAAGATGACTTGTTAAAAGACATTGGTGAATTCGAAGCTGAGATGGTTCTAAAAATTACTGGAAGATTATTAAATGAAATATTTAGAAAGTGA
- the nadA gene encoding quinolinate synthase NadA: protein MATILQSPQGKLVEDILALKKKRNAIILAHNYQIPEIQDIADFVGDSLGLSRQAAKTDADVIVFCGVHFMAETASIVCPDKKVLIPDLKAGCSLADTINAEQLREWKRRYPNAVVVSYVNTTAEVKAESDYCCTSTNAVNVVNSIQKDKEILFLPDMFLGAYVQRKTGRKLHLWPGECHVHAKLDPQTVLGMIEKYPDAEFLIHPECGCVTNCMYLVEAGKIPKAGTFMLSTEGMTRHAKQSNAKEFVVATETGILHRLKKENPQKKFIPASESAVCEYMKMITVEKLYESLRDMKYEVKVPKHIADKARVPIERMLAIS, encoded by the coding sequence ATGGCCACTATTCTGCAATCTCCTCAAGGCAAGCTGGTAGAGGATATTTTGGCCCTGAAGAAGAAGAGGAATGCCATCATTCTGGCACACAACTACCAGATACCCGAAATTCAGGACATTGCCGATTTCGTCGGAGATTCTTTAGGCCTGTCAAGGCAGGCAGCAAAGACAGATGCTGATGTCATAGTATTCTGCGGGGTTCATTTTATGGCCGAAACAGCATCTATAGTCTGCCCAGACAAGAAAGTATTGATCCCAGACCTAAAAGCTGGCTGCTCTTTGGCAGATACGATCAATGCCGAGCAGCTAAGAGAGTGGAAGAGGCGATATCCAAATGCAGTAGTAGTTTCTTACGTCAATACCACTGCTGAGGTCAAGGCAGAAAGCGACTATTGCTGCACCTCCACCAACGCTGTCAACGTTGTAAATAGTATTCAAAAGGACAAAGAGATTCTGTTTTTACCAGATATGTTTCTTGGCGCTTATGTCCAAAGGAAGACTGGTAGGAAGTTGCATTTGTGGCCTGGAGAGTGTCATGTGCATGCAAAGCTTGATCCTCAAACGGTCCTAGGCATGATAGAAAAGTATCCAGATGCGGAATTCCTGATACACCCTGAATGTGGCTGTGTTACAAACTGCATGTACCTTGTTGAAGCGGGGAAGATTCCAAAGGCTGGCACGTTCATGCTTTCCACAGAAGGTATGACGAGGCATGCAAAGCAGTCTAATGCGAAGGAATTTGTCGTTGCTACTGAAACCGGGATACTGCATCGGCTGAAGAAGGAGAATCCACAGAAGAAGTTCATTCCAGCAAGCGAAAGTGCAGTATGCGAATACATGAAGATGATAACGGTGGAGAAACTTTACGAATCTTTGCGTGATATGAAGTACGAAGTCAAAGTTCCTAAGCATATTGCAGATAAGGCTAGAGTGCCGATAGAACGAATGCTAGCTATCTCCTAA